One window of the Bradyrhizobium septentrionale genome contains the following:
- a CDS encoding IS3-like element ISRj2 family transposase (programmed frameshift) yields the protein MTKKSRRMHSPAFKAKVALAAVKGDKTLAELAQLFDVHPNQITIWKNQLLEGAAGVFGHDKASAETPVDLKALHAKIGELALENGFFVRRAHQGGPAERKAMIDRGHDLSIVRQAKVLKLARSTVYYEPRPVSAEDLALMRRLDELHLDYPFAGARMQRSLLRREGVYAGRRHIATLMKRMGIEAVYRRPNTSKPAPGHKIYPYLLRGLKIERPDQAWAMDITYIPMRRGFVYLAAVVDVFSRRVLAHRVSITMEAAFCVEAVQEALAKHGRPEIFNTDQGSQFTSLEFTDVLLDAKIAISMDGKGAWRDNVFVERLWRTVKYEEVYLRAYDSVSEARASIAKYLAFYNQGRPHSSLDGRTPDEAYFGTQAMVMAA from the exons GCGGTCAAAGGCGACAAGACGCTGGCGGAGCTGGCGCAACTGTTTGATGTTCATCCGAACCAGATCACGATCTGGAAAAACCAGCTCCTGGAAGGCGCCGCCGGCGTGTTTGGGCATGACAAGGCGTCGGCCGAGACGCCGGTCGATTTGAAGGCGTTACATGCCAAGATCGGCGAGCTGGCGTTGGAAAACG GATTTTTTGTCCGGCGCGCTCACCAAGGCGGGCCTGCTGAGCGCAAAGCGATGATCGACCGCGGTCATGATCTTTCTATCGTGCGCCAGGCGAAGGTCCTGAAGCTGGCTCGCAGCACGGTCTACTATGAACCTCGGCCAGTTTCGGCCGAGGACCTTGCCTTGATGCGTCGGCTCGATGAGCTGCATCTCGATTATCCCTTCGCGGGAGCGCGTATGCAGCGATCGTTGCTGCGGCGGGAGGGCGTATACGCCGGTCGCCGCCACATCGCGACGCTGATGAAGCGCATGGGGATCGAGGCGGTCTATCGTCGCCCGAACACGAGTAAGCCGGCACCGGGTCACAAGATCTACCCGTACCTGTTGCGCGGATTGAAGATCGAGCGGCCCGACCAGGCGTGGGCAATGGACATCACCTACATTCCGATGCGGCGTGGCTTCGTCTATCTCGCGGCGGTCGTCGATGTGTTCAGCCGACGGGTCCTGGCCCATCGCGTCTCGATCACAATGGAGGCGGCCTTCTGCGTCGAAGCGGTCCAGGAGGCGTTGGCGAAGCACGGCAGGCCCGAGATTTTCAACACGGACCAGGGCAGCCAGTTCACCAGCCTCGAGTTCACCGATGTGCTGCTGGACGCGAAGATCGCCATCAGCATGGACGGCAAGGGCGCCTGGCGCGACAACGTGTTTGTCGAGCGGCTCTGGCGCACGGTCAAATACGAAGAAGTTTATCTCCGCGCCTACGACAGCGTGTCCGAGGCGCGAGCGTCAATTGCCAAGTATCTGGCCTTCTACAATCAGGGACGCCCTCACTCGAGCCTTGACGGGCGCACGCCCGACGAGGCTTACTTCGGCACGCAAGCTATGGTGATGGCCGCATGA
- the istB gene encoding IS21-like element helper ATPase IstB yields the protein MTGIATSVDTARVELLLNELRLPGVKAIWPKLAAQSDKEGWPAARFLAALAEHEAADRTRRRIERHMVEARLPAGKTLATFDFESVPMLSKAQAMALAAGDAWLKAGANLLLFGPPGGGKTHLGTAIGLALVENGWRVLFARTTDLVQRLQVARRELALESAIAKLDRYDLLILDDITYVSKDQAETSVLFELIAARYERRSLLITANQPFGEWGRIFPDQAMTLAAIDRLVHHATILEMNVESYRRKVALDRKRGPGRPPVHTTPNELDKATIDAGNPA from the coding sequence ATGACCGGTATCGCTACCTCCGTCGATACTGCCCGTGTCGAGCTGCTTCTCAATGAGCTCCGCCTGCCGGGCGTCAAGGCGATCTGGCCGAAGCTCGCCGCACAGTCGGACAAGGAAGGGTGGCCTGCCGCCCGCTTCCTCGCCGCCCTTGCCGAGCACGAGGCGGCCGATCGCACCCGCCGTCGGATCGAGCGACACATGGTGGAAGCGCGTTTGCCCGCCGGCAAGACGCTCGCCACCTTCGACTTCGAAAGCGTGCCGATGCTATCAAAGGCACAGGCGATGGCGCTCGCCGCTGGCGACGCCTGGTTGAAGGCCGGCGCCAATTTGCTCTTGTTCGGTCCACCGGGCGGCGGCAAGACCCATCTCGGCACGGCGATCGGCCTGGCTCTCGTCGAGAACGGTTGGCGCGTTCTCTTCGCGCGCACCACTGATCTGGTGCAACGGCTGCAGGTCGCGCGGCGCGAGCTGGCGCTGGAGTCCGCGATCGCCAAACTCGATCGCTATGACCTCCTGATCCTCGACGACATCACATATGTGAGCAAGGATCAGGCGGAAACCAGTGTGCTGTTCGAGTTGATCGCCGCCCGCTACGAACGACGCTCGCTGCTGATCACGGCCAATCAGCCATTTGGCGAATGGGGGCGTATCTTCCCGGACCAGGCAATGACGTTGGCTGCCATCGATCGTTTGGTCCACCACGCCACGATCCTCGAGATGAACGTCGAAAGTTACCGTCGAAAAGTTGCCCTCGATCGCAAGCGCGGTCCAGGCCGGCCGCCCGTTCATACGACCCCCAACGAACTCGACAAGGCAACGATTGACGCTGGCAATCCTGCGTGA
- the ltrA gene encoding group II intron reverse transcriptase/maturase, which yields MGRLAMSLQTPDKIRSLQRKLYCKAKAEPAFRFYVLYDKICREDILSHAYKLARANAGAPGVDGTTFEQIDASGLEAWLAGLRDELVTKTYRPDPVRRVMIPKPGGGERPLGIPTIRDRVVQAAAKIVLEPIFEADFEDGAYGYRPRRNAVDAVKEVHRLVCRGYTDVVDADLSKYFDTIPHSDLLKSVARRIVDRNVLRLIKLWLRVPVEERDSDGKRCMSGGKSNKRGTPQGGVISPLLSVIYMNRFLKHWRLSGRREAFHAQVISYADDFVILSRGHAEEALTWTKAVMTKLGLTLNETKTSVKNARLESFDFLGYTLGPRRFRNGGRWYLGAAPSKKSVLRIKRKVSVLLTPGNKGAWPEVQARLNRLLRGWSAYFSYGSLATAHQAVDRHVFDRVLAFLRRRHKTPGRGVRRFSDRIHGNPGVLVLNRVRKVSPTCAL from the coding sequence ATGGGTCGATTGGCGATGAGCCTACAAACGCCCGATAAGATCAGGAGCCTTCAGAGAAAGCTTTATTGCAAGGCGAAGGCGGAGCCTGCCTTCCGTTTCTATGTGCTGTACGACAAGATCTGCCGCGAGGACATTCTGAGCCATGCCTACAAGCTGGCCCGCGCCAACGCGGGTGCGCCAGGAGTGGACGGAACAACTTTCGAGCAAATCGACGCGTCGGGACTCGAAGCATGGTTGGCCGGCCTGCGCGATGAACTCGTCACGAAGACTTACCGGCCCGATCCGGTGCGGCGGGTGATGATCCCGAAGCCCGGCGGCGGCGAACGTCCACTCGGTATCCCAACAATCCGGGACCGGGTCGTCCAAGCTGCCGCAAAGATCGTGCTGGAACCGATCTTCGAGGCGGATTTTGAGGACGGTGCTTATGGATATCGCCCGCGTCGTAACGCGGTCGATGCAGTCAAGGAAGTGCACCGGCTTGTGTGCCGGGGCTACACGGACGTTGTTGACGCCGATCTGTCGAAATACTTCGACACGATCCCGCATTCGGACCTCCTCAAATCGGTGGCCCGACGCATCGTTGACCGGAATGTGCTGCGGCTGATTAAGTTATGGCTGCGAGTACCGGTCGAGGAGCGGGATAGCGACGGGAAACGGTGCATGAGCGGCGGTAAGAGCAACAAGCGTGGCACGCCACAGGGCGGTGTCATCAGTCCGCTGCTCTCCGTCATCTACATGAACCGGTTCCTGAAGCATTGGCGTCTCAGCGGTCGGCGTGAAGCATTCCATGCCCAGGTTATCTCCTATGCCGACGACTTCGTCATTCTCAGCCGCGGCCACGCGGAGGAAGCATTGACGTGGACGAAAGCGGTGATGACCAAGCTTGGGTTGACGCTCAACGAGACTAAAACCTCGGTGAAGAATGCCCGATTGGAAAGCTTTGACTTCCTTGGGTACACGCTCGGACCCCGCCGCTTCCGCAATGGGGGACGGTGGTATCTTGGCGCGGCTCCGTCCAAGAAAAGCGTGCTGCGGATCAAGAGGAAGGTCAGCGTACTGCTGACGCCGGGCAACAAGGGCGCTTGGCCCGAAGTACAAGCACGACTGAACCGCCTTCTGCGCGGCTGGTCCGCTTACTTCAGCTATGGCTCTCTTGCTACGGCTCATCAGGCCGTTGATCGACACGTCTTCGACCGCGTGCTCGCCTTTCTGCGCAGACGACATAAGACGCCAGGACGTGGCGTCAGACGGTTCTCTGATCGGATCCATGGGAACCCTGGCGTACTTGTGCTGAACCGCGTGCGCAAAGTGTCGCCGACGTGCGCCTTGTGA
- a CDS encoding IS110 family transposase, whose translation MTKPVGKPDAGKLHVRFDERGEETERATSASPRLSSTLLKRGKTDAADAEAISEAVTRKTMRFVPIKTAEQQAGTMVLKSRALLVKQQTQTINALRSHLAELGIIAAAGRTKVEALVAIVRDVADIRLPAAARFALTAVADQIEAQADQIDKLERAIVAAARTDKDMRRLTTIPGIGAITAATIKALVPDPGGFKSARHFAAWLGLTPRQHSSGGKERMGRISKMGNPELRSLLVLGATSVLRIARKADRAPPWLKSLLARRPYKVAAVALANKTARIAWALLNRGGIYRHPETLATTTPAA comes from the coding sequence GTGACAAAACCTGTCGGAAAGCCGGATGCGGGAAAACTGCACGTCCGGTTTGATGAGCGGGGAGAGGAAACGGAACGCGCAACAAGCGCATCACCGCGCCTCTCCTCGACTCTACTGAAGCGTGGAAAAACGGATGCGGCGGATGCCGAGGCCATCAGCGAAGCCGTGACTCGCAAGACCATGCGCTTCGTTCCGATCAAAACGGCCGAGCAACAAGCCGGAACGATGGTCCTGAAGAGTCGCGCACTTCTGGTGAAACAGCAAACGCAGACGATCAACGCCCTGCGCTCGCATCTGGCTGAGTTGGGCATCATTGCCGCCGCCGGCCGGACAAAGGTCGAGGCGTTGGTTGCAATCGTACGGGATGTAGCAGATATCCGCTTGCCTGCGGCAGCGCGCTTCGCGCTGACGGCAGTTGCCGATCAGATCGAGGCTCAGGCGGACCAGATTGACAAGCTCGAGCGAGCCATTGTTGCTGCGGCAAGGACCGACAAGGACATGCGCCGACTGACTACCATCCCCGGCATTGGAGCCATTACAGCGGCGACCATCAAGGCGCTGGTGCCAGATCCCGGCGGCTTCAAATCCGCTCGTCACTTTGCTGCCTGGCTGGGACTGACGCCGCGACAGCATTCGAGTGGGGGCAAGGAGCGGATGGGGCGAATCTCGAAGATGGGAAACCCCGAACTTCGGAGCCTCCTCGTTCTTGGGGCGACATCCGTCCTGCGAATTGCCCGGAAGGCTGATCGGGCGCCGCCATGGTTGAAGTCGCTGCTCGCCAGACGTCCGTACAAGGTGGCAGCGGTCGCACTGGCCAACAAGACAGCGCGAATTGCCTGGGCGCTCTTGAACAGGGGTGGGATTTATCGGCATCCGGAGACGCTAGCGACGACTACGCCTGCCGCTTGA
- a CDS encoding NEL-type E3 ubiquitin ligase domain-containing protein, with protein sequence MNRLTSLPALPHTLWRLIVSGNQLTSLPDRLPAALCWLYAQDNRLTSVPENLLTQPSLRLVNLMRNSLSERVQTNLGRAQHAEDYQGPSIIVDVAVAQGPARTLAKAVADWLDGEPETVALWQGFSEEEGAQEYAGFLEKLRTENVNAADEGFRQAVAKDLRRAANNPQLRARYFEVASDANQSCQDRRTLAWNGMQNARIIADIENRVYDNRLGDLIELGRVMFRLDALEGIAREKAHWLRTKNSARRVDEIDVYLGYQVQLRERLGLEHIAPGMAYFNVSDLTAEDIDNAETLVRDKETAEFADYLATDWQPWDTVVSRIAPEAHEAMSEQLIDAMGDEFDDRLKKRLAALNLTGFGDAERELGVEVRKEIEREIRGALRDKVLAGLRPGLQSDRHILPRPDQSNGNVSGAPIRPQRPLVLDAEEWVDDAHISADYALVRAEYPGLAAQARFVEPAQVQLLRETADETVRQELLQEIVRVDQQPNDTADFLFLPVNNGRADQEGDHWSLMFVDRRHRAAYHYDSAGPLNSEAATELATILSVNLLPVRMARQGNNYDCGVFVVDATRGLAARLAQGERPDHEPLHLDGLVADRPALQRRLSQNR encoded by the coding sequence ATGAATCGGCTGACCAGCCTTCCCGCCCTCCCACACACGCTCTGGCGTCTGATTGTTTCGGGCAACCAGCTGACCAGCCTGCCCGACCGCCTTCCTGCCGCGCTCTGCTGGCTCTACGCTCAGGATAACCGGCTGACGAGTGTGCCCGAGAATCTGCTGACGCAGCCGAGTTTGCGCCTAGTTAACCTGATGAGGAATTCGCTGTCCGAGCGGGTACAGACTAACCTTGGGAGAGCCCAACATGCCGAGGACTATCAAGGACCGTCAATCATAGTGGACGTAGCAGTGGCGCAAGGTCCAGCGCGGACTCTCGCTAAGGCGGTCGCGGATTGGCTTGACGGCGAGCCGGAGACGGTGGCCCTCTGGCAGGGTTTTTCCGAAGAGGAGGGCGCCCAGGAATACGCGGGCTTTCTCGAAAAGCTGCGGACGGAAAACGTCAACGCTGCCGATGAAGGATTCCGGCAGGCGGTGGCCAAAGATCTGCGGAGGGCGGCGAACAATCCGCAATTGCGCGCGCGCTATTTCGAGGTGGCTTCCGATGCCAACCAGAGCTGCCAGGATCGCAGAACTTTGGCCTGGAACGGCATGCAAAACGCACGCATAATCGCAGACATCGAGAACAGGGTCTATGACAATCGGCTCGGCGACCTCATCGAACTGGGCCGGGTCATGTTCCGCTTGGACGCGCTGGAGGGGATCGCGCGCGAGAAGGCCCACTGGCTCCGCACCAAGAATTCCGCCCGCCGTGTCGACGAGATCGACGTCTATCTTGGCTATCAGGTCCAGCTGCGCGAGCGGCTGGGGCTGGAGCACATCGCCCCGGGTATGGCCTACTTCAACGTCTCTGACCTCACCGCCGAAGACATTGACAACGCCGAGACGCTTGTGCGTGACAAGGAGACGGCGGAGTTTGCCGATTATTTGGCGACGGACTGGCAGCCTTGGGACACGGTGGTGAGCCGCATTGCACCCGAAGCCCATGAAGCGATGAGCGAACAGCTCATCGATGCAATGGGGGACGAGTTCGATGACCGATTGAAGAAAAGGCTCGCCGCCCTGAACCTGACCGGCTTTGGCGATGCGGAGCGGGAATTGGGGGTCGAGGTCCGCAAGGAAATCGAACGCGAGATCAGGGGGGCTCTAAGGGACAAGGTGCTCGCTGGCCTCAGGCCCGGGCTGCAGTCGGACCGGCACATTCTTCCCAGGCCGGATCAATCGAATGGAAATGTCTCCGGGGCGCCCATCAGACCGCAGCGTCCGCTGGTCCTCGACGCCGAGGAATGGGTGGACGACGCCCACATCAGCGCAGATTACGCGCTCGTGCGCGCGGAGTATCCTGGTCTGGCCGCCCAGGCGCGGTTCGTGGAACCGGCGCAGGTCCAGCTGCTGCGCGAAACCGCGGACGAGACTGTCAGGCAGGAACTTCTCCAGGAGATCGTCCGGGTGGACCAGCAGCCTAACGATACAGCCGACTTCCTGTTTCTGCCAGTGAACAATGGTCGTGCTGATCAAGAAGGCGACCATTGGTCGCTAATGTTCGTTGATCGCCGCCACCGGGCCGCCTATCATTATGACTCAGCCGGGCCGCTCAACAGCGAGGCTGCAACAGAGCTCGCAACAATCCTGAGCGTCAACCTGCTACCAGTCCGCATGGCCCGTCAGGGGAACAATTATGATTGCGGCGTCTTTGTGGTGGACGCCACACGGGGGCTGGCTGCACGATTGGCGCAAGGAGAGCGGCCAGATCACGAGCCGCTGCACCTCGACGGTCTCGTCGCCGATCGGCCGGCACTCCAGCGGCGACTCTCGCAGAATCGATGA
- a CDS encoding IS1182 family transposase yields the protein MSKYFRPWNIDQTLLLPPNVQDFVPKGHVSRFMVDLVRESLDLREIMGSYVSGLGQPPFDPRMMVALLLHSYASGLYSSRRIAKACRERNDFVMIVALDAPDFRTISDFRKRHLKALGALFVQVLKLCETAGLVKLGHVALDGTKIKANASKHKAMSYERMKKREAELKAEVARMLAAAEAADASEDETFGNSDELPDWTVDKQKRLAKIQQAMAALEADAKLAAEEERRIEAEKEQQRQAEGRKKPGKPAALPSEEPNPKAQRNFTDPESRIMKSKDGFVQAYNAQAAVDAHAQIIVAQELTQHGSDQGQLVPLIEAIESNLGRKPRQASADSGYCSEANLEALDTRSIDGYVAPGRAKHPTVANGKVGGPLTQAMRKKIDDGGFETPYRLRKQVVEPVFGQIKQARGFRQFLLRGIEKVRAEWTMICTVHNLLKLFNLANAA from the coding sequence ATGAGCAAGTATTTTCGGCCTTGGAACATCGATCAGACGCTGCTTCTGCCGCCGAATGTGCAGGACTTCGTGCCGAAAGGCCATGTCTCGCGGTTTATGGTTGATCTGGTGCGGGAGAGCCTCGATCTCAGGGAGATCATGGGCAGCTATGTGAGCGGGCTTGGGCAGCCGCCGTTTGATCCGCGGATGATGGTGGCGCTGCTGCTGCATAGCTATGCGAGTGGGCTGTATTCGTCGCGTCGGATTGCCAAGGCCTGCCGGGAGCGGAACGATTTTGTGATGATCGTGGCGCTGGATGCGCCGGATTTTCGGACGATCAGCGACTTTCGCAAGCGACATTTGAAGGCGCTCGGCGCGCTATTCGTGCAGGTTCTGAAGTTGTGCGAGACGGCCGGGCTGGTCAAGCTCGGTCATGTCGCGCTGGATGGTACGAAGATCAAGGCGAACGCGTCGAAACACAAGGCGATGAGTTATGAGCGCATGAAGAAGCGCGAGGCGGAATTGAAGGCCGAGGTCGCTCGCATGCTGGCGGCCGCCGAGGCGGCGGATGCCTCGGAGGATGAGACTTTCGGCAACAGCGACGAACTGCCGGACTGGACCGTCGACAAGCAGAAACGGCTGGCGAAGATCCAGCAAGCGATGGCGGCGCTGGAAGCGGACGCCAAACTGGCGGCGGAGGAAGAGCGCCGCATCGAGGCCGAAAAGGAACAGCAGCGCCAGGCCGAAGGCCGCAAGAAGCCGGGCAAACCGGCGGCGCTGCCATCGGAGGAACCCAATCCCAAGGCGCAACGCAACTTCACCGATCCGGAAAGCCGCATCATGAAGTCGAAGGATGGCTTCGTTCAGGCCTATAATGCCCAGGCGGCCGTCGATGCACATGCCCAGATCATTGTCGCGCAAGAACTGACCCAGCACGGCAGCGATCAGGGCCAGTTGGTGCCCCTGATCGAGGCCATCGAGAGCAATCTTGGCCGCAAGCCGCGGCAGGCCTCAGCGGATTCCGGCTACTGCAGCGAAGCCAATCTCGAAGCGCTCGACACACGCAGCATCGATGGCTATGTCGCGCCCGGACGCGCCAAACACCCGACAGTAGCGAACGGAAAAGTCGGCGGCCCGCTGACACAGGCCATGCGAAAGAAGATCGACGATGGCGGCTTCGAAACACCCTACCGATTGCGAAAGCAAGTGGTGGAGCCGGTGTTCGGGCAGATCAAACAGGCAAGAGGCTTCCGCCAGTTCCTGTTGCGGGGCATCGAGAAAGTGCGCGCCGAGTGGACAATGATCTGCACCGTCCATAACCTCCTCAAGCTGTTCAACCTCGCAAACGCAGCCTGA
- a CDS encoding Hcp family type VI secretion system effector, whose translation MSLEAYLKIKGKKQGDISKDASKPDSVGQVAKGDSDKQGKITVVAFNSSIIVPRDATSGVATGARNHQPVIFTKFFDRASPLLWQALATNEVLEELVCEFYRTDPGGMPQPQNFFKISWKNATLVEGKSYVPLTINPQNNFFQNMEDWSFTYKEVKWEHVPGSTSGEDKW comes from the coding sequence GTGTCACTTGAAGCCTACTTGAAAATCAAGGGAAAGAAGCAGGGCGACATCTCCAAGGATGCCTCCAAGCCGGACAGCGTCGGGCAGGTCGCCAAGGGTGACTCGGATAAGCAGGGGAAGATCACCGTTGTCGCCTTCAACAGCAGCATCATCGTTCCTCGCGATGCCACGAGCGGTGTCGCCACGGGCGCTCGCAACCACCAGCCGGTGATCTTCACGAAGTTCTTCGATCGAGCCTCGCCGCTGCTATGGCAGGCGCTGGCCACTAACGAGGTGCTCGAAGAGCTGGTTTGCGAGTTCTACCGTACCGACCCTGGGGGTATGCCGCAGCCGCAGAACTTTTTCAAGATAAGCTGGAAGAACGCGACGTTAGTCGAAGGCAAGTCTTATGTGCCGCTGACGATCAATCCGCAGAACAACTTCTTTCAGAACATGGAAGACTGGTCGTTCACCTACAAGGAGGTGAAATGGGAGCACGTTCCCGGCAGCACCAGCGGCGAGGATAAATGGTGA
- a CDS encoding type VI secretion system Vgr family protein, producing MTNDSNLSIDLEIRSKPGMELDVQGFEGTECISLPFSYVIYATTSSDVDTGSLIGERAKLSVKTACGRWLASGLCAQIEELDPTGTDLRVLQFVLRPRFAVAELSVASRIYGPGQPMGVDDIIKLQLSKVSISIPSEYSIDRYRKRNYVVQYNESDLTFISRLCERNGIFYFFKQEDDGETVVFGDNNLAFPKVKFGAKSTLLYARQRKRPRGVDEAAVLSFRQRRVLSTETIALRDYNETVPSVMSGAKQVGQGSGFLGKASRFGGNFANDAEATALARIRAEQICAGQTMYIAHSDAPELRAGVIFELEGHPRFDGEYLVIAADHSAYRPAPRGFGGSGQDGRAYGNMVHCIRSDVPYRPVAMTPVPVGVGLHTATVDGEVWNGRAEIDDQGRYMLRFAFADEPAEGRGSDYVRKLEPYVGPNQTGLHCPLVPGTEVLVGYLNGDIDRPVVIGAVHNPDMKGGVTSDTHTFNRLKSQSGASIEMFDGSS from the coding sequence ATGACCAACGACTCCAATCTCAGTATTGACTTAGAGATTCGCAGCAAGCCCGGCATGGAGCTCGACGTCCAAGGCTTCGAGGGCACCGAGTGCATTTCTCTGCCGTTCAGCTACGTCATTTACGCCACAACATCGAGCGATGTCGATACCGGCTCTTTGATAGGTGAGCGCGCCAAGCTGTCTGTCAAAACCGCATGCGGGCGATGGCTTGCCTCGGGCCTCTGCGCCCAAATAGAGGAACTCGACCCTACGGGGACTGACCTGCGGGTGCTCCAGTTTGTCCTGCGACCGCGTTTTGCTGTCGCGGAGCTCTCAGTTGCGAGCCGCATTTATGGTCCCGGCCAACCCATGGGCGTCGATGACATCATCAAACTGCAGTTGAGCAAGGTGAGCATCAGCATCCCCAGCGAATACAGTATTGATCGCTATCGCAAGCGAAATTATGTTGTGCAATACAATGAAAGCGATTTGACGTTCATTTCCCGCCTTTGCGAACGGAACGGAATCTTCTATTTCTTCAAGCAAGAAGACGACGGTGAAACCGTCGTCTTCGGCGACAACAATCTGGCTTTCCCCAAAGTCAAGTTCGGCGCCAAGTCGACGCTTCTTTATGCGCGCCAGCGCAAGCGACCGCGAGGCGTCGACGAAGCCGCTGTTCTGTCGTTCCGGCAGCGCCGGGTTCTCTCGACAGAGACAATCGCGCTCCGCGATTATAACGAAACGGTACCTTCCGTCATGTCCGGCGCTAAGCAGGTCGGGCAAGGCAGCGGTTTCTTGGGCAAAGCCTCGCGCTTCGGCGGGAATTTTGCGAACGACGCAGAAGCGACGGCGCTGGCCCGGATCCGCGCCGAGCAGATCTGCGCCGGCCAGACAATGTACATCGCCCACAGCGACGCACCGGAGCTGCGCGCTGGCGTCATTTTCGAACTGGAGGGCCATCCGCGCTTTGACGGTGAATATCTCGTCATCGCCGCGGATCACTCGGCCTATCGCCCGGCGCCGCGCGGATTCGGTGGATCTGGGCAGGATGGACGAGCCTACGGGAACATGGTCCATTGCATCCGCTCGGACGTGCCCTATCGACCGGTTGCGATGACGCCTGTGCCTGTGGGCGTCGGCCTCCACACCGCCACAGTCGATGGAGAAGTTTGGAACGGACGGGCCGAGATAGACGATCAGGGCCGCTACATGCTGCGGTTTGCATTCGCCGACGAACCGGCCGAGGGCCGTGGTAGCGACTACGTGCGCAAGCTCGAACCTTATGTAGGTCCGAATCAAACCGGCTTGCATTGTCCGTTGGTGCCAGGCACGGAAGTCCTAGTTGGTTACTTGAACGGCGACATTGACCGACCAGTCGTGATCGGGGCCGTCCACAACCCCGATATGAAGGGAGGAGTGACATCGGATACGCACACGTTCAATCGCCTCAAGTCGCAATCTGGCGCCTCGATCGAGATGTTCGACGGATCTTCGTGA
- a CDS encoding serine/threonine-protein kinase, protein MSTAPLGYVLGGRFDLVEIIGEGGTSTVYRAIDRIGLWAREQNPEVAVKVIQPNAMMRQKLVQLLHREARLLRDCVHRNLVRIYDSDYDGKYHYLVMELLKGRALAHILADRQGPPLSPSVSFHIVRAAGQGLAHMHSLGIVHGDLKPGNIFMTSTGEVKILDFGTALMLDVSPQHDRSTALLDQIGLLTPAYASPQMLRGEPWAESDDVFSLAVVAYLALTGTHPYARLPADEALKANLGPAPPPTVSAAQWRVLASGLALNRRDRIETVGEFVQRLARPRWFYRWRGQRMPLSH, encoded by the coding sequence GTGAGTACAGCGCCCTTGGGATATGTGCTCGGCGGTCGTTTCGACCTGGTGGAGATCATTGGCGAGGGCGGCACCAGCACCGTCTATCGTGCGATCGATCGGATCGGCCTGTGGGCGCGTGAACAAAATCCCGAAGTGGCAGTGAAGGTCATCCAACCAAATGCGATGATGCGCCAGAAATTAGTGCAGTTGCTGCACCGCGAGGCGCGTCTTCTGCGTGACTGTGTGCACCGGAATTTGGTGCGAATCTACGATTCCGACTACGACGGCAAGTATCATTACCTGGTCATGGAGCTCTTAAAGGGCCGCGCGCTAGCGCACATCCTGGCCGATCGTCAGGGGCCGCCGCTGTCCCCCTCTGTGTCTTTTCATATTGTCCGCGCCGCCGGGCAAGGCCTCGCCCACATGCACAGCCTTGGTATCGTCCATGGTGACCTTAAGCCGGGAAACATCTTCATGACTTCGACGGGCGAAGTCAAAATTTTGGACTTTGGGACAGCCCTCATGCTCGACGTTTCGCCGCAACACGACAGGTCCACGGCACTGCTCGATCAGATTGGACTGTTGACGCCGGCTTATGCGTCGCCACAGATGCTGAGAGGTGAGCCATGGGCGGAAAGCGATGATGTCTTTTCTCTCGCGGTGGTCGCCTACCTGGCCCTCACCGGCACCCACCCGTATGCGCGGCTGCCAGCCGACGAGGCACTTAAGGCGAATCTCGGACCGGCGCCGCCGCCGACTGTTTCGGCGGCGCAATGGCGGGTGCTCGCTTCGGGCCTTGCCCTCAACCGCCGCGACCGTATCGAAACCGTCGGTGAGTTCGTCCAGCGCCTTGCCCGCCCGCGATGGTTCTACCGATGGCGCGGTCAGCGCATGCCTCTGTCGCATTGA